The Candidatus Neomarinimicrobiota bacterium region TATATCTTCAACTACTCTTAGTCCCTCAGCTACTCGATTTATATTAGCGTCTATGATTCTTGATAATTTCGATTCCACAATTCACCTGTTTTAGTTTTTCAAGAATTTGTTCTGCTACTTTTTTCCCTGATAGAAACATTCCGCCGAAAATTGGACCCATTCTATATCCTCCCAAAACAGCGTTCGCTGCCATACCTGAAACGAATAATCCTGGATATACTTCCTTAGTATTTTCAACAGTTTGAGTTTCTCCTTGTGTAGCATCCATTGATTTTTCTCCAATTATTTGTCCGGTTTCGGTATTTAACTTAACGCCCATTTTTCTTGATAGTATCGTAACAATTTCAGCTGCATGTCCAGTTGCATCAATTACGTATTTAGAATAAAAACTCAGTGGATCAATGTGTAGATTGGCCATATTAACAGGAGACCAATTGATTACAATCCCTGCTACTCGATTTTTTTTGAATATTAAATCTTCTACGTTAATCAAGTTGAAGATATTTAATCCAGCAGAGATTGCCTTTTTAATTAATGTAGCTACAACATCTATTGAATTTGCTACATAATATCCTTTTTTGTATTCTTGAACTTTGAGTTCAAACTCTTCAATAATTGGTAAAATAGAATCCTGGAGAACAATTTCATTAAACATCATACCCCCACCCCATAAACCGCCACCAATAGAGAGCTTTTTTTCAAATAGAGCAGCCTTTTTACCCGCTTTTGATATATAATATCCTGCAACGAGTCCTGAAGGACCTCCCCCAATTATCGCAACATCAAGGTCAGTGGCATTTCTTAGTTTTTCAAAATATCTATCTATAATTGCATTTGTA contains the following coding sequences:
- a CDS encoding thiazole biosynthesis protein; the protein is MLNETIITNAIIDRYFEKLRNATDLDVAIIGGGPSGLVAGYYISKAGKKAALFEKKLSIGGGLWGGGMMFNEIVLQDSILPIIEEFELKVQEYKKGYYVANSIDVVATLIKKAISAGLNIFNLINVEDLIFKKNRVAGIVINWSPVNMANLHIDPLSFYSKYVIDATGHAAEIVTILSRKMGVKLNTETGQIIGEKSMDATQGETQTVENTKEVYPGLFVSGMAANAVLGGYRMGPIFGGMFLSGKKVAEQILEKLKQVNCGIEIIKNHRR